From the genome of Scytonema hofmannii PCC 7110, one region includes:
- a CDS encoding TldD/PmbA family protein, with amino-acid sequence MPNITEIATYAKENAEKLGINKFDIYGSSADQTSVQVDRGEPKQVKASNLSGVTVRVWNEDNTMGVTTTTDVDPKGLELALKTAYEASFFGVKENVPDFSPEATVPIDRSSDEKAPQVPVAQLIDSLLAAEKELLNAHPAIKGVPYNSLAQRDIDRFYLNSNGAMRTESRSVASVYLYSKTEEDGKKPRSAGAFRISRGLENLDINGCIKETAEKTISHLNYEKIKSGKYRVVFSPDAFLSLLGAFSNIFNAQSILDKQSLSTPDDLGKQIASPLLSVADDDLHPANVGAEVFDGEGTPTRRISLIENGVLTNFLHSAGTAKRMNATPTGHANIGAKVTVSPNFYHVFGSSATAEQELSLETAENVILIDDLQALHAGVKALQGSFSLPFDGWLVNKGEKISIESATVAGDFLEVLKSILFVEKEAELTPGGVCPRVWVDELSITGE; translated from the coding sequence ATGCCCAATATTACTGAGATTGCAACTTACGCCAAGGAAAATGCAGAAAAGCTTGGCATCAACAAATTTGATATTTATGGCTCAAGTGCAGACCAAACCAGTGTACAAGTAGATCGAGGTGAGCCGAAGCAAGTGAAAGCTTCCAATCTTTCTGGTGTCACTGTTCGTGTTTGGAATGAAGACAACACAATGGGTGTCACCACGACAACAGATGTAGACCCCAAAGGACTTGAGTTAGCTTTGAAAACTGCATATGAAGCAAGTTTCTTTGGTGTTAAAGAAAATGTGCCAGATTTTAGTCCTGAAGCGACTGTTCCCATAGACCGTTCCTCTGACGAAAAAGCACCTCAAGTCCCTGTTGCTCAACTTATTGATAGTTTATTAGCAGCTGAAAAAGAATTACTGAATGCTCATCCAGCGATTAAGGGAGTGCCTTACAATAGTTTGGCGCAAAGAGATATCGATAGGTTCTATCTCAACAGCAATGGTGCTATGAGAACAGAATCTCGCTCCGTAGCATCAGTTTATCTTTACAGCAAAACAGAAGAAGACGGGAAAAAACCTCGTAGTGCTGGTGCTTTTAGAATTAGCCGGGGTTTAGAAAATTTAGACATTAATGGTTGTATCAAGGAAACAGCAGAGAAAACTATCAGCCATTTGAATTATGAAAAAATCAAGTCGGGTAAATATCGAGTTGTTTTCTCACCAGATGCTTTTTTAAGTTTACTGGGTGCTTTTTCTAACATATTCAACGCTCAGAGTATTTTGGACAAGCAAAGCTTATCTACCCCTGATGATTTAGGAAAGCAAATTGCTTCTCCTCTGCTTTCAGTCGCTGATGATGATTTACATCCAGCCAACGTTGGTGCAGAAGTTTTTGATGGTGAAGGAACTCCTACTCGCCGAATTTCACTCATTGAAAATGGCGTTTTAACAAACTTTCTCCACAGTGCAGGTACTGCAAAAAGAATGAACGCAACCCCAACGGGTCATGCTAATATTGGTGCAAAAGTCACTGTCAGCCCCAATTTCTATCATGTCTTTGGATCTTCTGCGACGGCTGAACAGGAATTGAGCTTGGAAACTGCTGAGAATGTCATTTTGATTGATGATTTACAAGCTCTGCATGCAGGGGTGAAAGCTTTACAAGGTTCTTTCTCTCTGCCGTTTGATGGTTGGTTAGTGAACAAAGGTGAGAAAATTAGCATTGAGTCAGCTACTGTTGCGGGAGATTTTTTGGAAGTCCTCAAGTCTATTCTTTTTGTGGAAAAAGAAGCGGAATTAACTCCTGGTGGGGTTTGTCCCAGAGTTTGGGTTGATGAACTCTCTATTACTGGTGAGTAG
- a CDS encoding tetratricopeptide repeat protein yields MHNLNQERYHSYLKLIKALLNCSNGEKTEILKLNQHLIDADLVQIVLDLIQTTQQSASILSVEVDTEGFVCDRLMKLVRQLIGIYAETPLQGVSAEFVIGNFYLETKQFCKAKESYEQALEIFRKQGDRIGEANALALIGDTLYHQDNFALSLEFYTLSRTILLETNAKRSEAMLLQQMISSCYFMSKYAQAVELAERRLAIAREMRLRSMEAHTLYDLATYYEAIGCMTEAGDCHWKCWEIAQEIGASKLEVQSLKGLGDFYLNESLIEEALDIYAECLDMAVQMGYIQVEASCLQSLSKTYLCLGDTEMARAYNQQSLKTKQALGICLVEQMF; encoded by the coding sequence ATGCATAATCTAAACCAAGAACGCTACCACAGCTATCTCAAGCTGATTAAGGCACTGCTAAACTGTTCTAATGGCGAAAAAACAGAGATTTTAAAACTCAACCAACATTTGATAGATGCTGACCTGGTACAAATTGTACTCGATTTGATACAGACGACACAACAAAGCGCATCTATCCTGTCTGTGGAGGTTGATACAGAAGGCTTCGTCTGCGATCGCCTAATGAAACTGGTTCGTCAGTTAATAGGGATATATGCCGAGACACCCTTACAAGGGGTATCAGCAGAATTTGTTATTGGAAATTTTTACTTGGAAACAAAGCAGTTTTGTAAGGCGAAAGAGTCCTACGAGCAAGCTTTGGAAATTTTTAGGAAGCAAGGCGATCGCATAGGAGAAGCGAATGCGCTTGCACTTATAGGAGACACTTTATATCACCAAGATAATTTTGCCTTATCGCTAGAGTTCTATACACTATCTCGCACCATACTGTTAGAAACAAACGCAAAACGTAGTGAAGCAATGCTGCTTCAGCAAATGATATCCTCTTGTTATTTTATGAGTAAATATGCTCAAGCTGTAGAATTAGCCGAGCGACGTTTGGCAATTGCGCGAGAGATGCGATTGCGTTCAATGGAAGCTCATACTCTATACGACCTAGCAACTTATTATGAAGCTATAGGCTGCATGACAGAAGCAGGAGATTGCCACTGGAAGTGTTGGGAAATTGCTCAAGAAATAGGTGCTAGCAAGTTAGAAGTCCAAAGCCTAAAAGGTTTGGGAGACTTTTATCTGAACGAGAGTTTGATTGAGGAAGCACTAGATATTTATGCAGAATGCTTGGACATGGCGGTTCAAATGGGTTACATCCAAGTAGAAGCGAGTTGTTTGCAATCTTTATCAAAGACTTACCTTTGCTTGGGGGATACAGAAATGGCAAGAGCATACAATCAACAGAGCTTAAAAACCAAACAAGCCCTGGGTATATGCTTGGTCGAACAAATGTTTTAA
- the hisD gene encoding histidinol dehydrogenase produces MSEGRHLVVRILRLAEMTPQDLSALKRRAELNIEQALSIAKEVIDQIRQRGDAALIEYVRKFDYAGAELENLKVSEQEFADARESIEPEIKSALHQAFVNIKEVHQRQMPEEIQLAEIDSGIFAGEKVTPIASAGLYVPRGKGAFPSVMLMLTIPAKVAGVSKIIVCTPSDKNGKVEPASLVAAEMAGVKDIYRLGGIQAIAAMALGTGTVPKVDKITGPCNVYGSAAKRILYGTVDVGLPAGPSESIILADEHTDPQIAALDLLVEAEHGPESAALLVTHDESLALKAAKYVAEYLTKLPDWRREFCEKGLSSYGGILLTRSLEESLDFVNDYAPEHLEVLVKEPFSVLGKIKNAGEILLGPYTPIPVSNYCLGVNAILPTGGFARSYSAVSVFDFLKRAGIGYLTPEGFAKLKHTTQTLATYEGFAAHAMAIQEREGLLD; encoded by the coding sequence ATGAGTGAGGGCAGGCATCTAGTGGTTAGAATTCTCAGACTGGCAGAAATGACACCTCAAGATCTCTCAGCATTGAAGAGACGAGCTGAGTTAAACATCGAACAAGCCCTCTCCATTGCAAAAGAGGTGATTGACCAAATTAGGCAGCGTGGCGATGCAGCCTTAATTGAATACGTGAGAAAATTTGACTATGCAGGCGCAGAACTAGAAAACCTAAAAGTCAGCGAACAAGAATTTGCAGATGCTCGCGAATCCATTGAACCTGAAATCAAATCAGCCCTCCATCAGGCATTTGTCAATATAAAAGAAGTTCATCAAAGACAGATGCCTGAAGAAATCCAACTGGCAGAAATTGACAGTGGAATTTTCGCAGGTGAAAAAGTGACACCGATCGCTAGTGCAGGGTTGTACGTTCCCCGAGGAAAAGGTGCTTTTCCATCAGTAATGCTCATGTTAACAATACCAGCAAAGGTGGCTGGTGTGAGCAAAATTATTGTGTGTACCCCCTCAGACAAAAATGGCAAGGTAGAACCTGCATCTCTTGTCGCCGCCGAAATGGCTGGAGTCAAAGACATATACAGGCTGGGTGGAATACAAGCGATCGCAGCCATGGCTTTGGGTACGGGAACAGTCCCCAAGGTTGACAAAATTACAGGTCCGTGTAATGTCTATGGTTCCGCCGCTAAGAGAATTTTATATGGAACAGTAGATGTAGGGCTACCAGCCGGACCAAGCGAGTCCATCATCTTAGCTGACGAACATACCGATCCTCAAATTGCAGCCCTCGATCTGTTAGTTGAAGCGGAACATGGTCCGGAGTCAGCAGCGTTACTCGTTACCCATGATGAATCCCTTGCTCTCAAAGCGGCTAAGTATGTAGCTGAGTATTTAACGAAACTTCCAGATTGGAGGCGAGAGTTTTGTGAGAAAGGGCTTTCTTCTTATGGTGGCATTTTACTCACACGCAGCCTAGAAGAATCACTTGATTTTGTCAACGATTATGCTCCAGAACATTTGGAAGTTTTAGTAAAAGAACCTTTCAGCGTACTCGGAAAGATAAAGAACGCTGGAGAAATCTTACTCGGTCCCTACACACCCATACCCGTGAGTAACTATTGTTTGGGAGTCAATGCTATTCTTCCAACAGGAGGCTTTGCGCGATCGTATTCGGCTGTGTCAGTCTTTGACTTCCTCAAGCGGGCGGGAATTGGCTATCTAACTCCAGAAGGCTTTGCCAAACTGAAACACACAACTCAAACACTCGCAACCTACGAAGGTTTTGCAGCCCATGCTATGGCAATTCAGGAAAGGGAAGGTTTATTGGATTAG
- a CDS encoding HAD family hydrolase, with the protein MYQQLTTLIFDLDGVITSEKKYWNTARLTVWDLITSDSYLGLKNYFDECDDFLSRLLLAGEKVISSQFVYELKRRAVNSNWDLTFFVMSLHLLGILTAVKANYPETWSSILSNPLLVKEELARLRNLLQNNKYNSVMSNALIARFWEETQLIAGTDVVEYVSSFSEKILGAKLNYLQPKGDLWWLCYYNFQEWYETKGSGVLPDDDTVLDLGSIRSVLENLRDRYNYTLGIATGRPRNEVIQPMSKLGLLEYFDQKRIVTYDEVLEAEAILSRSGNSQKLGKPHPFVVLKALYPEENVEVFCSKEFQSLDRKYAAYIGDATSDVVAAKQAGCLSIGVLTGVFGDKMADKQQSMLKDVGCDVILNSVLELPMLLGDIP; encoded by the coding sequence ATGTACCAGCAACTCACAACTCTCATCTTTGATTTGGATGGAGTTATTACTAGCGAAAAAAAGTATTGGAATACAGCCCGTCTCACTGTCTGGGATTTGATAACTAGTGACAGCTACCTTGGTTTGAAAAATTACTTTGATGAATGTGATGATTTTTTAAGTAGATTGCTCTTGGCTGGTGAAAAGGTTATATCCAGTCAGTTTGTTTATGAATTAAAAAGGCGGGCTGTTAACTCGAACTGGGACTTAACATTTTTTGTCATGTCTCTGCATTTGCTGGGAATTCTCACTGCAGTAAAAGCAAATTATCCTGAGACTTGGTCTAGTATTCTCAGCAATCCTCTCCTTGTCAAAGAGGAATTAGCAAGATTGAGAAATCTATTACAAAATAATAAGTATAACTCAGTAATGAGCAATGCTTTAATCGCGAGATTTTGGGAGGAAACTCAACTTATAGCAGGAACAGATGTTGTTGAATATGTCAGTTCGTTCTCAGAAAAAATTTTGGGAGCAAAGTTAAATTACCTTCAACCTAAAGGAGATTTGTGGTGGCTTTGCTATTATAACTTCCAAGAATGGTATGAAACAAAAGGTAGCGGAGTTCTTCCTGATGATGATACAGTCTTAGACTTAGGAAGTATTAGGTCAGTCCTGGAAAATCTACGCGATCGCTATAACTATACTTTAGGAATCGCAACAGGAAGACCGAGAAATGAAGTGATTCAGCCCATGTCCAAGCTAGGGTTACTCGAATACTTTGACCAAAAACGTATTGTTACATATGACGAAGTTTTAGAAGCTGAGGCAATTCTATCTCGTTCGGGTAACAGTCAGAAACTCGGCAAACCCCACCCGTTTGTCGTCCTTAAAGCACTTTATCCTGAGGAAAACGTTGAAGTTTTCTGTTCAAAAGAATTTCAATCTTTAGACCGTAAATATGCAGCTTATATTGGAGATGCGACGAGTGATGTTGTTGCTGCTAAACAAGCTGGATGTCTATCTATAGGGGTATTGACTGGCGTATTTGGGGATAAGATGGCAGACAAGCAGCAAAGTATGCTCAAAGATGTAGGATGTGATGTTATCTTAAACAGTGTACTGGAGTTACCAATGCTACTGGGGGATATCCCTTAA
- a CDS encoding RNA-guided endonuclease InsQ/TnpB family protein, translating into MQWLHRNKVKGSANWKKANMQIARLHRKIANLRKDYLHKMTTYIAKNHSEVTIEDLNVSGMMANHKLAAAVQDQSFYEFRRHLTYKCKLVNTKLVIADRWYPSSKTCSKCGTVKKELKLDDRIFHCHACNFTLDRDLNAAINLKCYAFNTESSSE; encoded by the coding sequence TTGCAGTGGCTACATCGTAACAAGGTTAAGGGATCTGCGAATTGGAAGAAAGCAAATATGCAGATTGCGCGGTTACATAGAAAAATTGCCAATCTCCGAAAAGACTACTTGCATAAAATGACTACTTACATCGCCAAAAACCACAGCGAAGTAACGATAGAAGATCTGAATGTCAGCGGAATGATGGCAAATCACAAGCTAGCAGCTGCGGTGCAAGACCAAAGTTTCTATGAGTTCCGCAGACATTTAACCTACAAGTGTAAACTTGTCAATACAAAATTGGTAATTGCGGATAGATGGTATCCAAGTTCAAAGACCTGCTCAAAGTGCGGCACAGTAAAAAAAGAACTCAAATTAGATGATCGGATATTCCATTGTCATGCCTGTAATTTTACTTTGGACAGGGATCTGAATGCCGCAATTAACTTAAAATGCTATGCGTTCAACACCGAAAGCTCTTCGGAGTGA
- a CDS encoding helix-turn-helix domain-containing protein, with protein sequence MKSGLTAREISEATGVNESSLSRFMNGKQDLRAGDYFAVLNFLPEEAKNPAKSRLSMDSPVSLKMLIMQATDTEKAEVLFALGHLFLKEHKNTEAVDLLPAAS encoded by the coding sequence ATGAAAAGTGGGTTGACCGCCAGGGAGATTTCTGAGGCGACAGGAGTCAACGAGAGTAGCCTCAGTCGATTTATGAATGGTAAGCAAGACCTAAGAGCTGGCGATTACTTTGCTGTATTAAATTTTCTTCCTGAGGAAGCTAAAAACCCTGCAAAATCTCGTCTTTCAATGGATTCCCCTGTGAGTCTAAAAATGCTCATTATGCAAGCAACAGACACGGAAAAGGCAGAAGTTTTGTTTGCGCTTGGGCATTTGTTTCTAAAAGAACATAAAAACACTGAAGCAGTAGACTTACTCCCTGCAGCGTCTTGA
- a CDS encoding Clp protease N-terminal domain-containing protein: protein MSERFRLQGYERFTQKAINAMFFAQSESRRLGHEFIGTEQILVGVIGEGSGVASEILTSVGVSLEKARIEVEKIIGRGKGYTPLDIPYTPRAKQVLELSVEESQKLGVNYVGTEHLLLGILREGAGGGGGAAIKVLQNLGIDLVAFEQRLRSALS, encoded by the coding sequence ATGTCTGAGAGATTTCGCCTTCAAGGATATGAAAGATTTACCCAAAAAGCCATTAATGCTATGTTTTTTGCACAAAGTGAGTCTCGCCGCTTAGGACATGAGTTTATTGGGACAGAACAAATTTTAGTAGGCGTGATTGGTGAAGGTAGTGGGGTAGCATCTGAGATTCTCACTTCTGTAGGGGTGAGCTTGGAAAAAGCACGGATTGAAGTCGAAAAAATTATAGGTAGAGGTAAAGGTTATACGCCTTTAGATATTCCCTACACACCCAGAGCCAAGCAAGTCTTAGAACTATCGGTAGAAGAATCTCAAAAACTTGGTGTCAACTATGTTGGGACAGAACATTTATTATTGGGTATTCTTCGTGAAGGTGCAGGAGGTGGAGGAGGAGCCGCAATTAAAGTGCTGCAAAACCTGGGAATAGACTTAGTTGCTTTTGAACAAAGGCTGCGAAGTGCTTTAAGTTAG
- a CDS encoding aspartate carbamoyltransferase catalytic subunit, translating into MPSTTWNRHHVLSLSDFTSDEYNTVLQTAASFVEVLSRRTKKVPTLQGQVVANLFFEASTRTRSSFELAAKRLSADTLNFASATSSITKGETILDTAKTYLAMGTDIMVIRHKEAGVPQAIAAEMDRLGVRVNVLNAGDGQHEHPSQALLDLFTICTLLDVDNPQIELLKNKKIAIVGDIVHSRVARSNIWSLTASGARVHLAGPPTLLPKLFADYGEDQPGKLFLHWELEPALQDADFVMTLRLQKERMTAHLLPSLREYHQMFGITHSRLEFCKPDVKILHPGPVNRGVEISSEVMDDPKFSLIQNQVSSGVAIRMALLYLLGSGKS; encoded by the coding sequence ATGCCTAGTACCACTTGGAATCGTCATCACGTCCTTTCTCTTTCTGACTTCACAAGCGATGAATATAACACTGTGTTACAAACGGCTGCTAGTTTTGTGGAAGTCTTATCTCGCCGGACAAAGAAAGTACCAACTTTGCAAGGACAGGTGGTGGCCAATTTATTTTTTGAAGCCTCTACCCGGACTCGCAGTAGTTTTGAACTGGCTGCAAAGCGATTGTCAGCCGATACGCTCAACTTTGCCTCAGCAACTTCTTCTATAACCAAAGGAGAAACGATTCTCGATACGGCAAAGACTTACCTGGCAATGGGTACTGATATTATGGTGATCCGCCATAAGGAAGCAGGAGTTCCGCAGGCGATCGCAGCTGAAATGGATCGTCTGGGAGTACGAGTCAACGTCCTCAATGCAGGTGACGGTCAACACGAACATCCTTCTCAAGCACTGCTTGACTTATTTACTATTTGTACTCTCTTGGATGTTGACAACCCCCAGATCGAACTACTCAAGAATAAAAAAATCGCCATTGTTGGGGATATTGTACATTCACGGGTTGCCCGCTCAAATATTTGGAGCTTGACCGCTAGTGGTGCTCGGGTACATCTCGCAGGACCACCCACACTTTTACCGAAACTATTTGCTGATTACGGCGAAGACCAACCGGGTAAATTGTTTCTTCACTGGGAGTTAGAACCTGCTTTACAAGATGCCGATTTTGTGATGACTCTGCGCTTGCAAAAGGAACGGATGACCGCTCATTTACTGCCCTCTTTGCGAGAGTACCATCAAATGTTTGGTATTACACATTCAAGATTGGAGTTTTGCAAACCAGATGTCAAAATTTTACATCCTGGTCCTGTCAACCGTGGTGTTGAAATTAGTTCTGAAGTGATGGACGATCCTAAATTTAGTCTTATTCAAAATCAAGTCAGTAGTGGTGTTGCTATTCGTATGGCTTTGTTGTACTTATTAGGCAGTGGGAAGAGTTAG
- the hisC gene encoding histidinol-phosphate transaminase, producing MDYLVNEHIKGIGQKEARLAKGSDAIRLDKGELPYPPSPHVIEAIADAVMTINRYPEILGGKLREALAKYTGAKEQQIFIGNGSDDLIELIAKVFVKPGEEVIIPVPTFFVYFLSTQVVNGNPIVVHRTADFGLDVETIVQKVTPKTKVLFIANPNNPTANLISREIIQEILERVECMVVVDECYYEICQETVADLVDRYPNLIILRSLSKSFGLAGLRVGYGIANETVVDYLYRAAQMFPVNKLAIVGAIAALEDMEYVHSNIKQICQDREYLARELENLEFFVCPSATNFLLVHTKPLGIPSRDLVQALQARNIFVQDFGLKPGLDAYYFRTSVGTPDENQALLTQIKEAVNPLLDKSLPY from the coding sequence ATGGATTATCTAGTTAACGAACATATTAAGGGTATCGGTCAGAAAGAAGCTAGATTGGCGAAAGGGAGTGATGCTATTCGTTTGGATAAAGGTGAGTTACCTTACCCACCCTCACCTCATGTTATCGAAGCGATCGCAGATGCAGTGATGACAATCAATCGGTATCCAGAGATACTTGGAGGAAAGCTACGAGAAGCATTAGCCAAGTATACTGGTGCAAAGGAACAGCAAATTTTTATCGGTAATGGCTCGGACGATCTGATCGAACTGATTGCTAAAGTCTTTGTCAAGCCGGGAGAAGAAGTCATCATTCCAGTTCCAACCTTTTTTGTGTATTTTCTCAGTACGCAAGTTGTTAACGGAAATCCGATTGTAGTTCATAGAACTGCGGACTTTGGACTTGATGTTGAGACAATAGTGCAGAAAGTCACACCCAAAACGAAGGTTTTGTTTATTGCTAACCCCAACAATCCCACAGCTAACCTGATTTCACGAGAGATTATCCAAGAAATTCTGGAGCGTGTAGAGTGCATGGTGGTTGTGGATGAGTGTTACTATGAAATTTGCCAGGAAACTGTAGCCGATCTTGTCGATCGCTATCCGAATCTCATCATTTTACGCAGCTTATCGAAAAGTTTTGGATTGGCTGGACTTAGGGTGGGTTACGGAATTGCCAATGAGACTGTGGTGGATTATCTCTATCGAGCAGCCCAAATGTTTCCTGTAAATAAGTTAGCCATAGTAGGCGCGATCGCAGCACTAGAGGACATGGAGTATGTCCATTCTAATATTAAGCAAATTTGCCAAGATAGGGAGTACCTAGCTAGGGAACTGGAAAACCTTGAGTTTTTTGTTTGTCCTTCCGCCACCAACTTTCTTTTAGTCCATACAAAACCACTTGGAATTCCCTCAAGAGATTTGGTTCAAGCACTCCAAGCCAGAAATATTTTTGTACAGGATTTTGGTTTAAAACCAGGATTAGATGCTTACTATTTTAGAACATCTGTTGGTACTCCCGATGAAAATCAGGCATTACTGACACAGATAAAGGAAGCTGTCAACCCATTGCTAGATAAGTCTTTGCCATATTGA
- the iscB gene encoding RNA-guided endonuclease IscB, which yields MKVYVVNKHGKPLMPTTPRKARLLLKEGKAKIYCRAPFTIQLIYGSSGYTQPGNLGIDAGYQNIGYSVVNEKEELIGGEVQMLKGVSERLTERKKYRQQRRNRKRYRAPRFDNRRRKDNWLAPSIQHKLDTHHKIIDKIQKIVPVKKITIEVASFDIQRIKDAEIQGVGYQQGEKYGFDNLREYILHRDGHKCQNPNCKNKDVNPILEVHHLGFWKEDRTDRPANLITLCNKCHASKNHKKSGFLCGWEPKLKSFKGETFMTTVRWRLTNDGRYSSTYGYITKGIRREFKIEKSHHNDAFVVAGGTIQKRVESLILEQIRRNKRSMEQFYDAKYIDSRDGSTKSGSELSSGRRTRNKQKNGENLRLYRKHKVSKGQRRIKKYRYRYQPKDLVQFEGQVYEVIGMQNLGTGVKLKNYPGVKNKVVNVNKVNPVKRRSGLCQIVP from the coding sequence ATGAAAGTCTACGTTGTCAACAAACACGGCAAACCGTTAATGCCTACGACTCCCCGTAAAGCTCGGTTGCTTTTGAAGGAAGGGAAAGCCAAAATTTATTGTCGCGCTCCATTTACCATTCAATTAATTTATGGTTCTAGTGGTTATACTCAACCAGGAAATTTAGGGATTGATGCAGGTTATCAAAATATTGGGTACAGTGTAGTCAACGAGAAAGAAGAATTAATTGGTGGTGAAGTTCAGATGTTAAAAGGTGTGTCTGAACGATTGACAGAACGAAAAAAATACCGTCAGCAAAGAAGAAATAGAAAAAGATATCGTGCGCCAAGATTTGATAATCGTAGGCGTAAAGACAATTGGCTAGCACCAAGTATTCAGCACAAACTAGATACTCATCACAAAATCATTGATAAAATTCAGAAAATAGTTCCAGTCAAAAAAATTACGATTGAAGTAGCTAGTTTTGACATTCAGAGAATAAAGGATGCTGAAATCCAAGGTGTGGGTTATCAACAGGGAGAAAAATATGGCTTTGATAATTTACGTGAATACATTTTGCACAGAGATGGGCATAAATGTCAAAACCCCAATTGTAAAAATAAAGATGTCAATCCAATATTAGAAGTACATCACTTAGGGTTTTGGAAAGAAGACAGAACAGATAGACCTGCCAACCTGATTACCTTATGTAATAAATGCCATGCATCCAAAAATCATAAAAAGAGTGGTTTCCTTTGTGGATGGGAGCCAAAGCTGAAGTCATTTAAAGGTGAAACCTTTATGACAACAGTTAGATGGCGTTTGACTAATGATGGACGATATAGTTCAACTTATGGCTACATCACCAAAGGCATTAGAAGAGAATTTAAAATAGAAAAATCTCATCACAACGATGCATTTGTTGTTGCAGGTGGTACTATTCAGAAAAGAGTAGAATCATTAATCCTAGAACAAATTAGGCGAAATAAGCGCTCGATGGAGCAGTTCTATGATGCCAAATATATTGATAGTAGAGACGGCTCAACTAAATCTGGTTCGGAATTATCCTCAGGTAGGAGAACTCGCAACAAACAAAAAAATGGTGAAAACTTGAGACTTTACCGGAAACACAAAGTATCAAAAGGGCAACGTCGAATTAAAAAATACCGTTACCGATACCAACCCAAGGATTTAGTTCAATTTGAAGGTCAGGTATACGAAGTTATTGGAATGCAAAACTTAGGTACTGGTGTGAAGTTGAAAAACTATCCTGGTGTCAAAAATAAGGTGGTTAACGTTAATAAAGTCAATCCTGTTAAAAGGAGATCTGGTTTATGTCAAATCGTGCCGTAA